One Cucumis melo cultivar AY chromosome 8, USDA_Cmelo_AY_1.0, whole genome shotgun sequence genomic window, TCTTTCGTGTTTTTGTTAATTTTCGCTTTTGTGTTGAATTTAGAGGATGATCGTCAATTCTATTAGGTATCGACAAAAGTATCAAAACATTGACATCGAAGCAATCAAGAATTGGGCTCGTCAAATCCTACACGGCCTTGTTTATCTTCACGGTCATGATCCACCTGTAATCCATAGAGACCTAAAGTGTGATAATGTATTCATCAATGGCCATCTTGGGCAAGTTAAGATTGGTGACCTCGGACTCGCAACAATCCTTCATGGTTCTCAAAATGCTCATAGTGTTATAGGTAATTAATTAAACTTCTAATTCAATATTGAGATGATAGGACCTCTTCATATTTCTACAATAGTATAATATTATTGTCGATTTAGAATTAATGGTTGCATGTTCAAGGACTCAGGTCAAAATGTTTAATTAAGAATGGTCAtatgttgaaaaaaaatttgTAGGTACACCAGAGTTCATGGCACCAGAGCTTTATGATGAGGAATATAATGAACTTGTGGATGTTTACTCGTTTGGAATGTGTATGATTGAAATGCTTACTTTAGAGTATCCTTATAACGAATGCTCTAACCCTGCTCAGATATACAAGAAAGTCACTTCAGTAAGTGATCAATACTTTTACTATTATTAAATCTATGCTAGTTACAAAAATTCAATTATAATAAGTTTTCTATCCATTTCCAATTGTCGACTTAGTAACCAAGtagttttaaataatttgttGAACTTTGGAGAAAGTTGTATCAGTAGTTTGTTTGAACAAGGTCCAAATGAAATATGTCCCTATTTTTCTAAAACTCAAGCTTTTATATCCTTTTGGTTATGCCATGTCATGAAGTGAAATGCACTTAAAATCGTCTAAATAGTATAATAAAGTTGATATATTTTGACTCTCACCGTTATTAATTGTTATCTCTTTGTTTGCTTGCACTCTCGTTATTAAATTTGTCgagtttttgtttttctcaaattttaacATGTTTTTTCTCCGTTGCCTATCTTCTTGACAAGTAACGAGAATTGAAAGCAAGAATCGAGTATATTTGCTTGTGTATACAGCAACATTGATTTCATTATTTCACTTCATGGTTACATAaggaaaatgagaaaaaaaaaattaatatttttttaaaatatgggtCAAATTTAATTTAGTTGAAAACTAAACTTATAACTATCATAAGATGTTGACTTAATAAAGAAATTGCAGGGAAAATTGCCCAATGCATTCTATGAGATCAAAGACTTGGAGGCCCAAAGATTTGTGAGAAAATGTTTGGAGAATGTTTCAAAGAGGGTTTCTGCTAGAGAGCTCTTGCTTGAGCCATTTCTAGCACCTTCCAACAGTAACAATGTCTCTCATAATGAAGAGTTGGTGTCTTCATCTTTATCTCCAGAGAAATCAATAATGGCAAGAAGAACAGATTTAGCCATTTCAGGATCAATCAATCCCAAGGATGATTCAATTTTTCTTAAAGTGCAGATCAAAGTGAAGAACGGTAAATACAAGTTCTGATCTTGTTCACTTTTTAGTACATTACATCAACAATAATTTGCAAAAAACTGATTATTATATaacgatatatatatatatatatatatatatatatatatatataggtaaaTCTAAGAATGTATATTTTGCATTCGACATCTTAAACGACACTGCAATCGACGTTGCAACCGAGATGGTTAAAGAGTTGGAAATTATTAGTGATTGGGATCCATTGGAGATAGCTGTGATGATAGAGAAGGAGATATCCTCATTGATTCCAGATTGGGAGGAATGGAAGTTCCCAGAAATCCACCATCAAGATAGCTTCAACTACGAACAAGATCACAATGGCAACGACGATAACGACGATGACGATGACGACGAAAACTATGCAACACCACATCCTTTCTATTATTGTGGCTCTTCTCATGGCTCCTCCTCAGATTCTCTTCATGATTTCTACCCTTTCCGTGAGAACCCCAATCATCATTTTGGAGGGATGGACACTTCTATTACCACTGAATGGTTTCGAGGTACatctttttcattatattctTGTATCATAGAGGGATTTTGCCCAAACCTTTCATTAATCATATGGTTGTTTACTTCTGGATTTCCTAAATTAAGCCTATAAATACTGTTCTCACTCATAAATAATTTCTTGTTTGTTATTCTACTTTATgccattattttaaaaaaactattgtatgtatagaaattttttaaaagatatatacttttttaaaaccatgtatttatttttaaaatttgactaaGAATTTGGGTAAAATTCTAgatttgattttataaaattCGATAGGGTTATATTCTCTTCTATCCTATGAATTAAAACCTTTGGAAGAAGTACCTTTAAGCTTTTTAAGGTTGTATCTATTTAATCTACATAATTATTCGATTATCCCTGTTGGGTATAACATCTTGTGAGATTACTATTATAGGGTAAACGATAAGAAACTCATAGTTTAagcatttaaatatttttcactacataaaaaaacaaatactATAGTGTTCTAAACACTTATAAATGTAATACTCTTGAGGTTGGTTATAAATGCAGAGGATGATACAAGTTCTTGTTGTTCTCTCAATTCCTTCGATTACTCTGATTTAAGTTTTTACTCAAACGATGAAGATGAGTATGAATATGACTCAAATAT contains:
- the LOC103501457 gene encoding probable serine/threonine-protein kinase WNK5 isoform X2 — its product is MAQSNIGYAETDPSGRYGRFREILGKGATKTVYKGFDEVLGIEVAWNQVHLKDVFHSPEELERLYSEVHLLKNLNHNSIIRFYTSWIDTHRRTFNFITEMFTSGTLREYRQKYQNIDIEAIKNWARQILHGLVYLHGHDPPVIHRDLKCDNVFINGHLGQVKIGDLGLATILHGSQNAHSVIGTPEFMAPELYDEEYNELVDVYSFGMCMIEMLTLEYPYNECSNPAQIYKKVTSGKLPNAFYEIKDLEAQRFVRKCLENVSKRVSARELLLEPFLAPSNSNNVSHNEELVSSSLSPEKSIMARRTDLAISGSINPKDDSIFLKVQIKVKNGKSKNVYFAFDILNDTAIDVATEMVKELEIISDWDPLEIAVMIEKEISSLIPDWEEWKFPEIHHQDSFNYEQDHNGNDDNDDDDDDENYATPHPFYYCGSSHGSSSDSLHDFYPFRENPNHHFGGMDTSITTEWFRDEYEYDSNIKGRESRYISTTKQPTRFCPTMKIDSHHLRHKDTRIIPNRETFENGSLSNNSPRITRVKSMVNLRSETLHRYLVETLLKKRLFNTVGAMENIGFQKP
- the LOC103501457 gene encoding probable serine/threonine-protein kinase WNK5 isoform X1 codes for the protein MAQSNIGYAETDPSGRYGRFREILGKGATKTVYKGFDEVLGIEVAWNQVHLKDVFHSPEELERLYSEVHLLKNLNHNSIIRFYTSWIDTHRRTFNFITEMFTSGTLREYRQKYQNIDIEAIKNWARQILHGLVYLHGHDPPVIHRDLKCDNVFINGHLGQVKIGDLGLATILHGSQNAHSVIGTPEFMAPELYDEEYNELVDVYSFGMCMIEMLTLEYPYNECSNPAQIYKKVTSGKLPNAFYEIKDLEAQRFVRKCLENVSKRVSARELLLEPFLAPSNSNNVSHNEELVSSSLSPEKSIMARRTDLAISGSINPKDDSIFLKVQIKVKNGKSKNVYFAFDILNDTAIDVATEMVKELEIISDWDPLEIAVMIEKEISSLIPDWEEWKFPEIHHQDSFNYEQDHNGNDDNDDDDDDENYATPHPFYYCGSSHGSSSDSLHDFYPFRENPNHHFGGMDTSITTEWFREDDTSSCCSLNSFDYSDLSFYSNDEDEYEYDSNIKGRESRYISTTKQPTRFCPTMKIDSHHLRHKDTRIIPNRETFENGSLSNNSPRITRVKSMVNLRSETLHRYLVETLLKKRLFNTVGAMENIGFQKP